The window AATATTATATCTTATATTATAAAATAATATATTCATTTTGGCAAGTATTTGTTATAAAATAAGCGTATGAGATAACATTTTTATTTTTACAAAAAAATTTAAAATATTATAAAAAGAAGGCGAAAACTATGAACAAAAATGTGCTTATAACCGCCGGAAGCAAAAATACGGGCTTCGAAATGTGCCGTACTTTTGCAAAAAACGGTTATAACGTTCACCTCACAAGCAGGAGCAAGACCGACGCGGAAAATGCGTCAAAACGCATTAAAGAAGAATTTCCGAACATTGACGCTTACGGCTATTCGCTTGAGCTTTCGAGCGTTGCGGATATTGAGCGCGCTTTTGATGAAATCAAGCAAAACACCGAAACGCTTGATGTGTTTGTCGGAAATGCCGCAAACCTCGGCATAGGTCTTGACACGCTTACAGCCGACGAGGAGGGATATGACTCTGTTATGAACGTAAACCTCAAAGGAACTTTTTTCACGTCGCAGTACGCGTCGAAAATGATGCTTAAAAACGGCGGAAGTATCGTTCTTCTCGGCTCTGTGCAAGGGTGCGGAGCAGTGCGCGGACGCGCGGTTTACGGTGTGTCGAAAGCGGCGATAAACGCATTGAGCAAATATCTTTCGTTAGACCTTGCACCGTACAAAATACGCGCAAACTGCCTTATCGCAGGCGCAATTCATACAGACCGCTGGGAAAACGTCGCACCCGCCGAGCTTGAAAAACGCCACGCAAACTATCTCACGGGACGCGAGGCAGATATGGAAGAAATCGCAAACGCGGTTTACTTTTTATCAAGCGATTTGTCGGGGAGCATAACGGGAACGTCGCTCACGGTCGACTCGGGCGTGCTTGTACCGATTTTGCCGTACAACGGCGGAAAATAATAATTTATAAGGAGAAAAGTTATGAAAATTACCGATATTAAAACATATACAATGGACGCATACCGCACAAACTGGACGTTCATAAAGGTTGAAACCGACGAGGGTTTGTACGGCTGGGGCGAGGCATCGCTCGGAACGCAGGAGGGCGCGCTCTGCGGATGCGTTGAGGATTTAAAAAGACTTATCACCGGCAGAAATCCGCTTGAAATCGAGAAAATGCGCTTTGAAGTTTACCGCGATATTTACTGGAAAGGCGGTCCTGTTCTGATGTCCGCGATAAGCGGTATTGAAATGGCAATGTGGGATATTTCGGGCAAATTTTACAATGCACCCGTTCACGCGCTTTTGGGCGGAAAGGTGCGCGATAAGGTTAAAATGTACGCAAACGCTTGGTTTATCGACGCAAAAGAGCCGGAGGATTTTGCAAAATGCGCGAAAAAGACGGTTGACCTCGGCGTTAAGGCGCTCAAGTGGGACCCGTTCGGAAAATCGCATATGACCATTGAAAACGACGTTCTTTCAAAGGCGGTTGACATTGTGGGGGCGGTCCGCGAGGCGGTCGGAAACGGCGTCGACCTTCTCATCGAGTGCCACGGCAGATTTAATCCGTACACCGCGGTTAAAATTTCAAAAGCGCTCGAAAAATTTAACATTTTCCTTATGGAGGAGCCGTGTCCGCCCGACAATTTCGAGGCGCTCGCATATGTAAGAAGCAAGTCGAACATACCGATTTCGGGCGGTGAAAGGGTTTATTCGATATACGGTTTTGAGGATTTGTTCGCAAAAGGCGCGGTGGATATTGCACAGCCCGACATTTTCCACACAGGCGGTATTTATGAAAGCAAAAAAGTTGCGGCAATGGCGGAGGCGAAGCACATTCCCGTGTCGTTCCACAATCCGAGCGGACCGATTTCAAACGCCGCGATTTTGAACCTTGCGGCAACGGTGCCGAACTTTATTATTCACGAAATTATGCTCACCGACGGCGCGTTCAGAAGGGACATCACAAACGAAAAAATTGTGTTTGAGGACGGATATATTTTAATTCCCGACAAGCCGGGCATCGGCATTGAGGTTAACGAAGAAGAAATCGCAAAACACCCGTATGTTCCGCGAAATCTGCGCCATTACACGGGAAATCTCACGTCAATACGCAAAAAAGGCGACGCATTTTTCTATTTTGAGGGCATAGGCGGTGAAAAAAAATGAATAGTACATATGAAATGATAAAAAAACACAAGTTTATCGCGATTTTGCGTAACATTCCCGAAGATAAGCTTGAAAACACCGCAAAAGCGCTTTATAACGGCGGTGCAAGGCTTTTTGAAATAACCTTCAATCCGTCCGACCCCGACACGGTTAAAAAGACGGCAAGGGCTTTTGAGATAATTAAAAACGCGTGCGGAAACGGCATAAGCGTCGGCGCGGGAACGGTTGTAAAGAAAGAATATGTTGCCGATGCAAAAAAAATGGGTGCGGAATTTATCGTCGCTCCCAATACCGACCAAGAAGTTATATCGCTGACAAAGGAAAACGGTATGCTTTCAATTCCCGGAGCGTTTACGCCGAGCGAAATCGTCACGGCGCACAAACTCGGCGCGGATATTGTGAAAATTTTCCCTATAGAACCGCACAATATACCGTACCTTAAAAACATTCTCTCACCTGTTTCGCACATTCCGTTTATCACAACGGGCGGTGTGAACGAGGACACCGCGGACGAGCTGATGAAAACGGGCGCAGTTGCACTTGCGGCGGGAGCATCGGTGATACCCGTTTCGGCACTTAACGAAAACAACTTTTTACTCATCGAAGAAAAAACACGGACGCTTATAAACATCATAAAAAACGCATAACTTCATCAAAACGGCTTGAAAAATCAGGCCGTTTTTTTGTAAAAATAACATTTTTATTTGACATAACCGCATATACATTGTTATAATAAGACAAGCACACAAAAAAGGGACGTGAAAAAATTTGAGTGAAAACAAAAATCAAACGTTTGTAAAAGGCGCGCTGATACTGGTTGCGGCAAACATACTGGTAAAAGTCATCGGCGCCGGCTTTAAAATTCCGCTGACGTATATCCTCGGCGAGGAGGGAATGGGACTTTTTTCAACATCATACACCATATACAG of the Qingrenia yutianensis genome contains:
- a CDS encoding SDR family NAD(P)-dependent oxidoreductase; this encodes MNKNVLITAGSKNTGFEMCRTFAKNGYNVHLTSRSKTDAENASKRIKEEFPNIDAYGYSLELSSVADIERAFDEIKQNTETLDVFVGNAANLGIGLDTLTADEEGYDSVMNVNLKGTFFTSQYASKMMLKNGGSIVLLGSVQGCGAVRGRAVYGVSKAAINALSKYLSLDLAPYKIRANCLIAGAIHTDRWENVAPAELEKRHANYLTGREADMEEIANAVYFLSSDLSGSITGTSLTVDSGVLVPILPYNGGK
- the dgoD gene encoding galactonate dehydratase, with translation MKITDIKTYTMDAYRTNWTFIKVETDEGLYGWGEASLGTQEGALCGCVEDLKRLITGRNPLEIEKMRFEVYRDIYWKGGPVLMSAISGIEMAMWDISGKFYNAPVHALLGGKVRDKVKMYANAWFIDAKEPEDFAKCAKKTVDLGVKALKWDPFGKSHMTIENDVLSKAVDIVGAVREAVGNGVDLLIECHGRFNPYTAVKISKALEKFNIFLMEEPCPPDNFEALAYVRSKSNIPISGGERVYSIYGFEDLFAKGAVDIAQPDIFHTGGIYESKKVAAMAEAKHIPVSFHNPSGPISNAAILNLAATVPNFIIHEIMLTDGAFRRDITNEKIVFEDGYILIPDKPGIGIEVNEEEIAKHPYVPRNLRHYTGNLTSIRKKGDAFFYFEGIGGEKK
- a CDS encoding bifunctional 4-hydroxy-2-oxoglutarate aldolase/2-dehydro-3-deoxy-phosphogluconate aldolase; translation: MNSTYEMIKKHKFIAILRNIPEDKLENTAKALYNGGARLFEITFNPSDPDTVKKTARAFEIIKNACGNGISVGAGTVVKKEYVADAKKMGAEFIVAPNTDQEVISLTKENGMLSIPGAFTPSEIVTAHKLGADIVKIFPIEPHNIPYLKNILSPVSHIPFITTGGVNEDTADELMKTGAVALAAGASVIPVSALNENNFLLIEEKTRTLINIIKNA